AGGGCACACCTGCTAAAAATAGTAAAAAAAGCTTTTCTTTAGATGATAAAACAATTAAATCATCTACCATTCCAACCATTCCAACAAGAAGGATTACTACAAGAACAATAGCTAATTGGAATGTTAATGTTGGAAAAAGTATAATTCCCACAAATATTCCTATAACAAAACCAAATAATATTCCCATACCACCCATTTCAGCTACAATAGGATGAGCTGATTTATGAATATCTTTTCCTATAATTTCAGCCTCTTCAAGCTTATGAATAAGCCAAGGCATAACTAAACGAGTACTTATAAATGATAAAATCCCACAAATAAGTGCAATAACAACAAGTGGCATTGTAGGAATTGAAATTAAACTTGACATTTTAACACCAAACATTATTTAATCTTTACCAAACATTATTTAATCTTTAAATAAATTGTTTTTAAATAATTAGTTTATTTTTTATTACTTATATTAAATAAACTTTTTATAAAATTCAATGTTTAAACTATTCAACTTCAAGTATTTAAATAAAAAATTCTAAAAAATTAGCTAAATTTATAAAAAATTGCTATGTTATAGAATATAGTATATAGATAAGAAAATTAAAAAAAGTGTAAAAGGCATATAAATATTATGAATTAATTATATTGGAAAATTGAAAAAATAAAAAATAATAAAATTTTAAAATATAATAAAAAAGTGAATAAATAAGTGATAAATAGAAAAGAGAATAAATAAGTGATAAAAATAAAAAAGTGAATAAATAAATGATAAAAATAAAAAAGTGAATAAATAAGTGATAAAAATGAAAAAATCATTTTTTATTTAAAATATAATAAATAGATCTTATAGGGATATTGAGTTCATAAGATATATCTTTAGGTTTTAAACCTGCTTCTTTCATGTTTTTAATTTTCAATCTACAGTCATCATCATACTTTCTTTTATAATGTTTTACATTGATTTTATCAAAATATTTAGATTTAATATAATTAACATTAGAAATGGACATACCTAATATAGATGAAATTTCCTCAGAGCGTTTTCCTTCATTATATAAATCAATTATTTGATTGATTTGATTTTTTGAATATTTTTTCTTACCCCAATTATATTTTACCTCAACAGAAACCCCCAATTTATCTAAAGCCTTAATATAAGTAGGGGAAATTCTATCATAAATACTTAAAGGACAGGTAATTCTCTTTAAAGAAGGATAAGTATCCATTAATTCAATAAGCTTTCTTGATGTTAATTGTGTTGAAATGTGTACTTCAACAGCATTTTTATCATAATCTAAATCAGTCTCTAAAGGTTTTTCATCAAAAATATCTAATTCTTCTTTAGATTCTGAATCTAAATTATCATAGTCAAAATCATCATCTTCAAACTCATCAAAGTCATCATCATAATCATCAAATTCTTCAACCATGAAAATCACCATAAATTAAAAAGATTTTTAAATAAAATAGTTAGTAAAATAGATAATCATATAATTAAAATGCATATAATCAAATCATATAATTAAAATGTATATAATCAAATCTTATATAATTAAATTGTATATAATCAAATAGTATATAATTAAATTGTATATAATCAAATAGTATATAATTAAAATTCATATAATTAAAATGTATATGATTAAATTGTAACTAATTTAAGATTTATTCTTTACCAAATCAATGAAATCTCTAGAGCGTTTTGTATTTGGCTTTCTAATACTTTTCATATTATTTATTTCATGCTTAATGCTTTTTTCACCTACTTTAAAAGCATAGGAAACTTCTTTAATATTATAATTAGAATTAGTAAAGACAATAGCCGGACCTACAGCCGCATAATTTAATTTAATGTTTAAATTTTTGATTCTACCCTCAAATTTAAACTTTTTATGTAATAATAAATCCATTTCAGGTATAGATAAAATATGCTCTTTTTCTTTATCTTGTAAAATTTTTACTACTTTAGTATGTGGATTCTGGAATACTTTACGTTGTTGTCTGTCAATGTCTCCACGAATATATGGGAAAGGTGAACCATAACGTTTTCGTCTATCGTGGGAAGTACATAAATAATATTTAGAAATATCCCACAGTATTAAAGTAGGAGCAATATCTGCAAAGATTTTTGTTTTAATCTTATCTTTTTCTTTTAAATCTTTCTTAAGCTGTCTATCTAAATGACCAAACTTATCTATTAATCCTAGCTCTTGGAGATTCTGATTAATTTTATCCTTTCTCCATTCTTCTAAATCATTAGAATCTATAAATTCTGGCTTTTCTAAATTAACTGAATAGATAATTTCATCATATATTTTAAGATTGTTCAAATCTTTAATCTTATCTTCAAAAATAGCTTCACTATGACGCTCTACAATATCTTCAGCATGTTTTACATAAGCTAAAGCTAAATTAGTGCAAGTATGTTTATCATTGATTATGGTTGGCTTAGTTCTATGGAACTCTAATCTTTCAATACGAACTCCCTTACCGAATCTTCTTCTTAATTCCTCTTCATAACTATCTGCAAATTCACTATCTAGAGGGACTCTTTTAGTAATGGTTCTACCGTTTTCTTTATATTTGACAATAGGAGTTACTGTTTTAACAACCCCTCTTCTTTGTTGCTTTAAAATGTTTAAAACTCTTTTAAAAGATTCTCTACCCCAACTAGATAAACCAGACATTAAAACCATATAATTACCAGATAATGGAAGATATGGGATTATTTCAAGCCTATGAACACCAGAATGATTAACTTTAAATTCAAAATCAGAGGATTCACATTTACAAGTCTTTCTAGCATCTAAAAAGCTACTTACACGATAAGACTTCTTACACTCCATACATCTAATCTTACCATACTCTTCTAAATTACCTAATGCAATTCTATGTGCTGAAATAGCATATTTGACCCTATCAAAACTATTTCTTTTTGCAGATGCTTTGTTCCTAAAGATTTGATTATGACGGCTAATTTCACTTAATTCTTCAAAGTCAATATTGTCACTTATACGAGAACCATAACGATTTAAAGATCTAAACGGAGCAGTATATCCACTTTCATCCATACTTTCTTTCATCTCTTGAAGCTTATCTAAATTATCTTTAAGAAGTTCATAGATTTCTAAAAATGACTCTAAATCTTTAAAATCATTTTTTAAATTAGTTAAATCTAATTTTCCCTTCTCTATCTCATTTAGAAATTTTTCAGATTCTGTTATCATTAATGATTCATCCATAATATCACCGTGAGGACTTTTATAAATTCGCCGCCAAGAATTTATATTTTTTAAATAGGATATTATAAATTTACTTTAAAATTCAACATTGTAATTAATTAAACTAAAACAATGAAAACCATTGCACCATAATTAATTAAACTAAAACAATAAAACACATTGCACCATAATTAATTAAACTAAAACAATGAACACATTGTACTTTATTATAAAAATAAAAAAATAGGCAAATTACATAAGTAATTCACCAATTTCACAATCATCTGGATTTAAAATAGCTGCACTTTCAGTAGCCATAATCATTCCTTCAGACTTTTCTCCCATTAATTTAGCAGGTTTTAAATTAGTTACAACAGGTACTTTTTTACCAACTAAGTCTTCAGGAGCATATCTTTTACCTAAACCTGCAACTACTTGAATGGTTTTATCACCGATATCAATTTGAGTTTTTAATAATTTATTAGATTTTTCAATTTTTTCACATTCTACTATTTTACCAATTTTTATTTCTACTTTTGCAAAATCATCAATACTAATTAAATCCATTTTTTCACCTATATCTTTGTCTTTGAGCTTTTTATTATTATCTTTAGAATCTTTATCTCTAGAATCTTTTTTGTCTTCAGATTCTTCTAAATTTTTATATAATTTCTCTTTTTGCTGTTCAATTGCTTTATCTTCAATCTTTTTAAATAATGGTTTTGCTTTATTGATTGTGTGACCTTCTTCTAAAAAGACTTTTGCATCTTCCCACCTATCTTCAATTGGAATATTAATCATATTACAAATTGCATCAGCTTTATTCGGAATATAAGGTTTTAATAAAATAGCAAGTACCTTAGATAATTGATTAGATAAATATAAACAATTAGAAGCCCTTTCTAAATCTTCTTTTACTGCTTTCCATGGTTCCTGATCATTAAAGTATTTATTACCTTTTTTAGCAGTTTTTATAATTTCAACTAAACCCTCTCTAAATTTCATATCTGAAATTAAGTCACCTACTTTATCCGGCAATTCCTTAATGGCTTTTTCAAATTCTAAATCCTCTTCACTTGGATTTTTATATTCCGGTACTTTAGAATCAAAGAACTTTTTAGTAAAAGTAAATGTTCTGTGTAAGAAATTACCTATTACATCTGCTAATTCATCATTGATTCTTCTTTGGAAATCATCCCATGAAAAATCAGTGTCTTTATTTAAAGGAGCATTAACTGTTAAATAATATCTGAGTAAATCAGAATCAAAGTCTCTTACAAAGTCTGCTACCCAAACGACCCAATTTTTACTGGTAGACATTTTTCTACCTTCAAGGGATAAAAATTCACCAGCGAAAATATCATCTGGTAACTTACAATCATGACCCATTAACATAGCTGGCCAGAATAAAGAGTGATGGTAAATAATATCTTTACCAATAAAATGAACTACATGTCCATC
This is a stretch of genomic DNA from Methanobrevibacter olleyae. It encodes these proteins:
- a CDS encoding DUF530 domain-containing protein yields the protein MDESLMITESEKFLNEIEKGKLDLTNLKNDFKDLESFLEIYELLKDNLDKLQEMKESMDESGYTAPFRSLNRYGSRISDNIDFEELSEISRHNQIFRNKASAKRNSFDRVKYAISAHRIALGNLEEYGKIRCMECKKSYRVSSFLDARKTCKCESSDFEFKVNHSGVHRLEIIPYLPLSGNYMVLMSGLSSWGRESFKRVLNILKQQRRGVVKTVTPIVKYKENGRTITKRVPLDSEFADSYEEELRRRFGKGVRIERLEFHRTKPTIINDKHTCTNLALAYVKHAEDIVERHSEAIFEDKIKDLNNLKIYDEIIYSVNLEKPEFIDSNDLEEWRKDKINQNLQELGLIDKFGHLDRQLKKDLKEKDKIKTKIFADIAPTLILWDISKYYLCTSHDRRKRYGSPFPYIRGDIDRQQRKVFQNPHTKVVKILQDKEKEHILSIPEMDLLLHKKFKFEGRIKNLNIKLNYAAVGPAIVFTNSNYNIKEVSYAFKVGEKSIKHEINNMKSIRKPNTKRSRDFIDLVKNKS
- the metG gene encoding methionine--tRNA ligase is translated as MTKIFISCALPYANGPCHLGHLRSTYIPADIYARYNRMAGNEVLMVCATDEHGTPIAVKADLEGKEPIEIAKRYHDMIAEDIRSCDISLDNFARTTDKIHYKISQDFFKYLYDKGLIYEETIQQLYCENCEKFLPDRYVEGICPACGSEARGDHCEACGRALDPTELIEPKCLTCGNTPIICDSTQYFFKLSHFQEQLEDYISTNEYLPPNVRNYAENWLKEGLQDWIMTRDMKWGIPVPLEGAEGKVIYVWGEAFIGYISSAAQWSRRTGIPWEDYWDGHVVHFIGKDIIYHHSLFWPAMLMGHDCKLPDDIFAGEFLSLEGRKMSTSKNWVVWVADFVRDFDSDLLRYYLTVNAPLNKDTDFSWDDFQRRINDELADVIGNFLHRTFTFTKKFFDSKVPEYKNPSEEDLEFEKAIKELPDKVGDLISDMKFREGLVEIIKTAKKGNKYFNDQEPWKAVKEDLERASNCLYLSNQLSKVLAILLKPYIPNKADAICNMINIPIEDRWEDAKVFLEEGHTINKAKPLFKKIEDKAIEQQKEKLYKNLEESEDKKDSRDKDSKDNNKKLKDKDIGEKMDLISIDDFAKVEIKIGKIVECEKIEKSNKLLKTQIDIGDKTIQVVAGLGKRYAPEDLVGKKVPVVTNLKPAKLMGEKSEGMIMATESAAILNPDDCEIGELLM